From Amyelois transitella isolate CPQ chromosome 4, ilAmyTran1.1, whole genome shotgun sequence, one genomic window encodes:
- the LOC106136995 gene encoding mitochondrial DNA helicase isoform X2 translates to MSVSISSPTDIRKVLRQKGLAVQDGFTSLTTKCSLCTAEDKPTENKLYVNKTTGYFSCPKCNVHGDWNILEKLIKKTRVEASIKDFKENCRKDSEEFQNNWQKVVDDTTSLSKLNESELSDLFRLFEFPYSQDISKTLSEVRVSTDKTVLYFPLKNSIDSVVGYRKLQAGKEEEAECHGLHTAGLFSCKAPKVGRSDQAILVPSIQDVLHLASHKVPGTLVWLSNCSLPPVVLPVLENYNKLCLWGDWNNMCSVADKLSVNRCRFVRPTDGLVTATEAAMADLSLKTLVSEAKPAAHRSITTFAALRDDVYAELTNIDKVRGLKWRRFPALTRLLGGHRRGELTVLTGPTGCGKTTLCAEMSLDLAQQGVNTLWGSFEIRNSRLARTMLQQFAGVPLETNLQDFAKYADDFQKLPIYYLAFHGQQPIKVVMEAVEHARYMHDIAHVVIDNVQFMLGLGEDRDGDRYHRQDAVIAAFRTFATARHCHVTLVMHPRKERESEDLSTSSIFGSAKASQEADNVLIVQDKRLTAVRGKKYLQVAKNRYSGDLGIVPLDFDKDCLSYQSKKKVKNKQDEPDTLLNQCFEEFSVDENNISSDFESKPFRRNGYGKTHNKNNTANSYLSDILNSNRTR, encoded by the exons ATGTCAGTTTCAATTTCTTCTC CAACAGATATTCGTAAAGTGTTAAGACAGAAAGGATTAGCTGTACAAGACGGTTTTACATCACTTACTACCAAGTGTTCTTTATGTACCGCTGAAGATAAACCAACTGAGAACAAATTGTATGTCAACAAAACCACGG GCTACTTTTCATGTCCAAAATGTAATGTCCATGGGGATTGGAATATATTAGAGAAACTTATAAAGAAGACTAGGGTAGAAGCATCAATAAAGGATTTCAAAGAGAATTGCCGTAAAGATAGTGAGGAGTTTCAAAATAATTGGCAGAAGGTTGTAGATGACACCACATCATTATCAAAACTGAATGAATCTGAACTATCAGATCTTTTTAGACTGTTTGAATTTCCG TATTCTCAAGACATAAGTAAAACTCTGTCAGAAGTAAGGGTGTCAACTgataaaacagttttatattttcctcTAAAAAACTCAATAGACAGTGTGGTAGGATACCGCAAACTCCAGGCAGGAAAGGAAGAGGAGGCTGAATGCCACGGCCTCCACACAGCTGGTTTATTCTCATGTAAGGCACCCAAAGTGGGGCGCAGTGACCAGGCTATTTTAGTGCCAAGTATACAAGATGTATTGCATTTGGCTTCTCACAAAGTCCCTG GCACATTGGTTTGGTTGAGCAACTGTAGTTTACCTCCGGTTGTTTTACCTGTTTTGGAAAATTACAACAAGTTATGTCTTTGGGGTGACTGGAACAATATGTGCTCTGTTGCTGACAAATTAAGTGTTAATAGGTGTCGATTTGTAAG GCCCACAGATGGACTAGTAACCGCGACAGAGGCTGCCATGGCAGACCTCTCTTTGAAAACATTGGTATCGGAGGCGAAGCCCGCGGCTCACCGCTCAATCACTACATTCGCTGCCCTTAGAGATGACGTGTATGCTGAACTCACTAATATTGACAAG GTGCGCGGACTAAAATGGCGAAGGTTCCCAGCTCTTACCCGATTGCTGGGCGGGCATCGTCGGGGCGAGCTGACCGTCCTCACGGGACCCACCGGCTGCGGGAAGACCACCCTCTGTGCTGAGATGTCTTTGGACCTTGCTCAACAAGGG GTTAACACTCTCTGGGGCAGTTTCGAGATCCGGAACTCGCGGCTGGCGCGCACCATGCTGCAGCAGTTCGCGGGGGTCCCGCTGGAGACAAACCTCCAGGACTTTGCAAAATACGCTGATGACTTTCAGAAGCTGCCGATATACTACCTCGCCTTCCACGGCCAACAGCCTATCAAAGTGGTTATGGAG GCAGTAGAACACGCGCGGTACATGCATGATATCGCTCACGTGGTGATAGACAACGTGCAATTCATGTTGGGGCTGGGCGAGGACCGCGACGGCGACCGCTACCACCGCCAGGACGCCGTCATCGCGGCCTTCAGGACCTTCGCCACGGCCCGCCACTGCCACGTCACGCTCGTCATGCACCCTAGAAAG GAACGGGAATCGGAAGATCTATCGACGAGTTCAATTTTTGGCAGCGCCAAGGCGTCTCAGGAAGCTGATAACGTACTTATAGTTCag GACAAACGTTTGACAGCTGTGAGGGGGAAAAAGTATTTACAAGTTGCAAAAAATCGATATAGCGGAGACCTCGGTATTGTTCCTTTAGACTTCGACAAGGATTGCCTCAGTTACCAGTcaaagaaaaaagttaaaaataagcaAGATGAGCCAGACACTTTATTAAACCAATGTTTTGAAGAATTTTCTgtagatgaaaataatatatcctCTGATTTCGAAAGTAAACCTTTCAGGCGGAATGGATATGGCAAAacacacaataaaaataatactgcaAATAGCTATCTTAGTGATATATTGAATTCTAATAGAACTAGATAA
- the LOC106136995 gene encoding mitochondrial DNA helicase isoform X1, whose amino-acid sequence MWHSLRTIKYRPLKAFLKVYGCESAHRNIHDVGLNDIPKITATDIRKVLRQKGLAVQDGFTSLTTKCSLCTAEDKPTENKLYVNKTTGYFSCPKCNVHGDWNILEKLIKKTRVEASIKDFKENCRKDSEEFQNNWQKVVDDTTSLSKLNESELSDLFRLFEFPYSQDISKTLSEVRVSTDKTVLYFPLKNSIDSVVGYRKLQAGKEEEAECHGLHTAGLFSCKAPKVGRSDQAILVPSIQDVLHLASHKVPGTLVWLSNCSLPPVVLPVLENYNKLCLWGDWNNMCSVADKLSVNRCRFVRPTDGLVTATEAAMADLSLKTLVSEAKPAAHRSITTFAALRDDVYAELTNIDKVRGLKWRRFPALTRLLGGHRRGELTVLTGPTGCGKTTLCAEMSLDLAQQGVNTLWGSFEIRNSRLARTMLQQFAGVPLETNLQDFAKYADDFQKLPIYYLAFHGQQPIKVVMEAVEHARYMHDIAHVVIDNVQFMLGLGEDRDGDRYHRQDAVIAAFRTFATARHCHVTLVMHPRKERESEDLSTSSIFGSAKASQEADNVLIVQDKRLTAVRGKKYLQVAKNRYSGDLGIVPLDFDKDCLSYQSKKKVKNKQDEPDTLLNQCFEEFSVDENNISSDFESKPFRRNGYGKTHNKNNTANSYLSDILNSNRTR is encoded by the exons ATGTGGCATTCCTTAAGAACAATTAAGTATCGTCCACTTAAagcttttttaaaagtttatggATGCGAATCAGCTCATAGAAATATACACGACGTAGGCCTTAATGATATTCCAAAAATTACAGCAACAGATATTCGTAAAGTGTTAAGACAGAAAGGATTAGCTGTACAAGACGGTTTTACATCACTTACTACCAAGTGTTCTTTATGTACCGCTGAAGATAAACCAACTGAGAACAAATTGTATGTCAACAAAACCACGG GCTACTTTTCATGTCCAAAATGTAATGTCCATGGGGATTGGAATATATTAGAGAAACTTATAAAGAAGACTAGGGTAGAAGCATCAATAAAGGATTTCAAAGAGAATTGCCGTAAAGATAGTGAGGAGTTTCAAAATAATTGGCAGAAGGTTGTAGATGACACCACATCATTATCAAAACTGAATGAATCTGAACTATCAGATCTTTTTAGACTGTTTGAATTTCCG TATTCTCAAGACATAAGTAAAACTCTGTCAGAAGTAAGGGTGTCAACTgataaaacagttttatattttcctcTAAAAAACTCAATAGACAGTGTGGTAGGATACCGCAAACTCCAGGCAGGAAAGGAAGAGGAGGCTGAATGCCACGGCCTCCACACAGCTGGTTTATTCTCATGTAAGGCACCCAAAGTGGGGCGCAGTGACCAGGCTATTTTAGTGCCAAGTATACAAGATGTATTGCATTTGGCTTCTCACAAAGTCCCTG GCACATTGGTTTGGTTGAGCAACTGTAGTTTACCTCCGGTTGTTTTACCTGTTTTGGAAAATTACAACAAGTTATGTCTTTGGGGTGACTGGAACAATATGTGCTCTGTTGCTGACAAATTAAGTGTTAATAGGTGTCGATTTGTAAG GCCCACAGATGGACTAGTAACCGCGACAGAGGCTGCCATGGCAGACCTCTCTTTGAAAACATTGGTATCGGAGGCGAAGCCCGCGGCTCACCGCTCAATCACTACATTCGCTGCCCTTAGAGATGACGTGTATGCTGAACTCACTAATATTGACAAG GTGCGCGGACTAAAATGGCGAAGGTTCCCAGCTCTTACCCGATTGCTGGGCGGGCATCGTCGGGGCGAGCTGACCGTCCTCACGGGACCCACCGGCTGCGGGAAGACCACCCTCTGTGCTGAGATGTCTTTGGACCTTGCTCAACAAGGG GTTAACACTCTCTGGGGCAGTTTCGAGATCCGGAACTCGCGGCTGGCGCGCACCATGCTGCAGCAGTTCGCGGGGGTCCCGCTGGAGACAAACCTCCAGGACTTTGCAAAATACGCTGATGACTTTCAGAAGCTGCCGATATACTACCTCGCCTTCCACGGCCAACAGCCTATCAAAGTGGTTATGGAG GCAGTAGAACACGCGCGGTACATGCATGATATCGCTCACGTGGTGATAGACAACGTGCAATTCATGTTGGGGCTGGGCGAGGACCGCGACGGCGACCGCTACCACCGCCAGGACGCCGTCATCGCGGCCTTCAGGACCTTCGCCACGGCCCGCCACTGCCACGTCACGCTCGTCATGCACCCTAGAAAG GAACGGGAATCGGAAGATCTATCGACGAGTTCAATTTTTGGCAGCGCCAAGGCGTCTCAGGAAGCTGATAACGTACTTATAGTTCag GACAAACGTTTGACAGCTGTGAGGGGGAAAAAGTATTTACAAGTTGCAAAAAATCGATATAGCGGAGACCTCGGTATTGTTCCTTTAGACTTCGACAAGGATTGCCTCAGTTACCAGTcaaagaaaaaagttaaaaataagcaAGATGAGCCAGACACTTTATTAAACCAATGTTTTGAAGAATTTTCTgtagatgaaaataatatatcctCTGATTTCGAAAGTAAACCTTTCAGGCGGAATGGATATGGCAAAacacacaataaaaataatactgcaAATAGCTATCTTAGTGATATATTGAATTCTAATAGAACTAGATAA
- the LOC106136921 gene encoding protein cereblon isoform X2, whose product MFIIFKTLLLLSSVSVNLLTFAEEYSNPENNGQEILLCRKCGADVADSHYLFSIPSSGAHKTEKQNLFGRQNVTVQTLVNPFGIKFEIVTAQKARCENIGPHQAADSWFPGYVWQICTCPHCGQHLGWTFESVDNSDTKDETSLMKVHSFHGLILSNILGENFTNSLIMMPKVFNM is encoded by the exons atgtttataatttttaaaactttactaCTTTTGTCAAGTGTTTCCGTTAATCTACTCACGTTTGCTGAAGAATATTCAAACCCAGAAAATAATGGGCAAG aaatacTATTATGCCGTAAATGTGGAGCTGACGTGGCGGATTCCCATTACTTATTTAGCATACCCAGTTCTGGAGCACACAAAACAGAGAAACAAAATCTATTTGGAAGACAAAATGTCACAGTACAAACATTAGTGAATCCCTTTGGTATTAAGTTTGAAATAGTTACTGCTCAAAAAGCAAGATGCGAGAATATTGGACCT CATCAAGCTGCAGATTCATGGTTCCCAGGCTATGTGTGGCAGATTTGTACTTGTCCACATTGTGGTCAACATTTGGGATGGACATTTGAATCTGTAGATAATTCTGATACTAAAGATGAAACAAGTCTCATGAAAGTCCACTCCTTTCATGGATTGATTTTGAGTAATATACTCGGGGAAAACT tcACCAATTCATTAATAATGATGCCGAAAGtgtttaatatgtaa
- the LOC106136994 gene encoding uncharacterized protein LOC106136994 — protein sequence MSFFKNVASGFNIRSHDTIIKESLINNLSECVKDIQYNNQFEENFHSVLGSTDSTNTLCSALEAVFLHGLKDTFLKKAKNAFSGDSDQRPQPNFWPLILVLSHRQNIDQISSLPQINTEIGQCRAWLRIALNECLLSSYMSTLLRNMSAVKPFYNRNAFVFDTEILEVAQKLIEGLESCVQFNLPINSSLLNQWPEQVLMLAGIWVPKIRVAPISTALDVASTISDDVKPKLASTPTHTSNITGLGRMLALNEDEALDFILSKDIKDITSTPYDEEQEVDTNLESPPLAAATEPEIFHSDIPSTSKEQKLFSPVSSSVNSDDFIAPTDVIVTGNSLTGKGWLNEAIDDLNTSIHSNSSHGSSMIKTPELKSLSSLVDNSNPFGEAFASNTPTLRDIIKDIQDEFKITDDTDICEIPQETVSPEDPLLQGLDFEVVPNSMSTSFTVQELQKMIQQLGALSREQGLDHQNYKCKACQDLLGSTISKAKVCAFTGEYYCSNCMDPNIFIIPARVIHNWDFKRYSVSKKSALFLLEFQHHPWIDMKKLNPKIYCGVSDMAQLQELRIQLNFLRAYIFTCREPVIEELQKRVWPREYLYDHVHLYTIADLAQIPNGSLALQLEKVVSFAKGHVLDCWLCSQKGFICEVCRDPKVLYPFETGTTYRCDECSSVFHINCLNESMPCPKCKRIKNRTNESSLVDAVHAHFNK from the coding sequence ATGTCGTTCTTCAAGAATGTAGCGTCAGGTTTCAACATTCGCAGTCATGATACAATAATTAAGGAAtcattgataaataatttatctgaATGCGTCAAAGATATACAATACAACAATcaatttgaagaaaatttcCACAGCGTTTTGGGTTCCACTGATTCAACTAACACATTATGCAGTGCTTTAGAAGCAGTATTTTTACATGGGCTGAAAGACACATTTTTGAAGAAAGCTAAAAACGCATTTTCTGGTGATTCAGACCAGCGTCCACAACCTAACTTTTGGCCTCTTATTCTTGTTCTATCACACAGGCAGAATATTGACCAGATTTCCTCATTGCCCCAAATCAACACAGAAATAGGTCAGTGTAGAGCTTGGCTCAGAATAGCCCTCAATGAATGCCTTTTATCTTCTTATATGTCGACATTGTTACGGAATATGTCTGCAGTTAAACCATTTTATAACAGAAACGCATTTGTTTTTGACACAGAAATATTAGAAGTTGcacaaaaattaattgaaggATTGGAGTCATGTGTCCAATTTAACTTGCCTATAAATTCAAGCTTGTTAAATCAATGGCCAGAACAAGTTTTGATGCTGGCAGGTATTTGGGTTCCTAAGATAAGAGTTGCTCCAATCAGCACTGCTCTAGATGTTGCAAGTACAATAAGTGATGATGTGAAACCAAAATTAGCATCTACGCCAACACACACCTCTAATATTACAGGTTTGGGTAGGATGTTAGCTCTAAATGAAGATGAAGCATTAGATTTCATTTTGTCAAAAGACATCAAAGATATAACAAGTACACCATATGATGAAGAACAAGAAGTTGATACAAATTTAGAGTCGCCTCCATTAGCAGCTGCTACTGAGCCAGAAATTTTTCACTCAGATATTCCATCTACAAGTAAAGAACAAAAACTTTTCTCACCTGTGTCATCATCAGTCAACTCGGATGATTTTATAGCTCCAACTGATGTTATAGTTACTGGTAACTCACTCACTGGGAAGGGATGGTTGAATGAAGCTATTGATGATTTGAATACCTCCATCCATTCTAATTCATCACATGGAAGCAGCATGATAAAAACTCcagaattaaaaagtttatcttCTTTAGTTGATAATTCAAATCCTTTTGGAGAAGCGTTTGCTTCTAATACTCCAACATTACGTGACATTATAAAAGATATCCAAGATGAGTTTAAAATCACTGATGACACTGACATATGTGAAATTCCTCAAGAAACAGTGAGTCCTGAAGATCCCTTGCTGCAAGGTCTTGATTTTGAAGTTGTACCAAATTCAATGTCAACTTCATTTACAGTTCAAGAATTACAGAAGATGATACAACAATTAGGAGCTTTGTCTAGGGAACAAGGGCTCGATCATCAAAATTATAAGTGCAAAGCATGCCAAGATCTACTTGGCAGCACCATCTCCAAGGCCAAAGTATGTGCTTTTACTGGTGAATATTACTGTTCAAACTGTATGGATCCTAACATCTTCATTATTCCTGCTCGTGTGATACATAATTGGGACTTCAAAAGGTATTCAGTTTCAAAGAAGTCTgcactatttttattagaatttcaACATCACCCTTGGATAGATATGAAAAAACTAAATCCTAAGATTTATTGTGGAGTGTCAGACATGGCACAGTTACAAGAGTTAAGGATACAATTGAACTTTCTGAGAGCATACATTTTCACTTGCCGAGAACCTGTTATTGAAGAGTTACAAAAGAGAGTCTGGCCGAGGGAATATTTGTATGACCATGTACATTTATACACAATTGCTGACCTAGCACAGATACCTAATGGGTCACTAGCATTACAATTGGAGAAAGTAGTTAGCTTCGCCAAGGGACATGTGCTAGATTGCTGGCTCTGCAGCCAAAAAGGCTTTATATGTGAGGTGTGTCGAGACCCCAAAGTCTTGTACCCATTTGAAACAGGGACCACATATAGATGTGATGAATGCTCAAGTGTATTTCACATCAATTGTTTAAATGAAAGTATGCCTTGTCCCAAATGCAAAAGGATAAAAAACCGTACAAATGAGTCCTCATTGGTTGATGCTGTTCATGCTCATTTTAACAAatag
- the LOC106136919 gene encoding serine/arginine-rich splicing factor 4 — protein MADSVNMSLDEIIKQNRVSRSRGRGRGGGVRVSGRGTGRGTGRGRGRGVGQRGPSQSRASTLGARQSRSRSRGPQGGRSQSRSRSQSRGRSQSRARSRSRQRIRSISRGRSNSRNQFTRGLTPKGRAGLEDQQSEMPPLIRTGRFNRGRGGQQNRLRRSNSNPNLNGNVHSRLGVTTRRGGGNNIRKPLAVAKRGISKRGRGLSTGNRYSNVGLRSDQILKEQRQNMLMQNNVIRSQTFTRSRNNSFSSASQLTVSVANDFAKRRRNSVGNAGYLNRQSLAQLNNQFGGYNTRRGPGSVKSMGSNRSNRSNRSNRSNISRRSNSSRGRGRGGNRGIGRKFVNKQILNAKLQKEIAAIQGKSYGSSNVSGDAPAGVNFTPTPASTGQSLHQRFAST, from the exons ATGGCTGACTCCGTTAATATGTCTCTCG ATGAGATCATCAAACAAAATCGGGTGAGTCGATCTCGAGGGAGAGGTCGCGGTGGGGGTGTCCGTGTTAGTGGGCGAGGCACTGGGCGAGGTACAGGGCGCGGGCGAGGCCGTGGTGTTGGTCAGCGAGGACCCTCACAGTCCCGTGCCAGTACCCTGGGCGCCAGACAAAGCCGCTCGCGTTCTCGAGGCCCACAGGGGGGCCGGTCCCAATCCAGATCTCGTTCACAATCCCGAGGCCGTTCCCAGTCACGCGCACGCTCCCGTTCACGCCAGCGCATCCGATCTATTTCTCGTGGCAGGTCAAATTCAAGAAATCAATTCACTAGAGGTCTTACTCCTAAAGGGCGTGCAGGACTTGAGGATCAGCAGTCTGAAATGCCACCTCTAATTAGAACTGGAAGATTTAACAGAGGTAGAG GTGGTCAACAAAATAGATTAAGACGGTCAAATTCAAACCctaatttgaatggcaatgtgCACAGTCGCCTGGGCGTCACAACACGCAGAGGTGGCGGTAACAACATTCGCAAGCCTTTAGCAGTTGCTAAAAGGGGAATCTCAAAGAGAGGCAGAGGGTTAAGCACTGGCAACAGATACAGTAATGTGGGGCTGAGATCTGATCAAATACTGAAAGAACAAAGGCAAAACATGCTTATGCAGAATAACGTTATTCGGTCACAGACTTTTACAAGATCTCGCAACAACTCGTTCAGCTCTGCTTCACAATTGACAGTCAGTGTGGCTAATGACTTCGCGAAGCGTCGCCGTAACAGTGTCGGTAATGCAGGGTACCTCAACAGACAAAGTTTGGCTCAGCTTAATAACCAGTTTGGGGGATACAATACTCGAAGAGGGCCAGGCAGTGTAAAGTCTATGGGATCCAATAGATCAAACAGGTCTAACCGTTCAAATAGGTCTAATATTAGTCGGAGGTCTAATAGCTCACGAGGAAGAGGCAGAGGAGGGAATCGTGGAATTGGgcgaaaatttgtaaataaacaaattttaaatgccAAGCTCCAAAAAGAAATTGCAGCTATTCAAGGGAAATCATATGGCAGCAGCAATGTCTCGGGTGATGCGCCAGCAGGTGTCAACTTTACTCCAACTCCGGCATCCACAGGCCAGTCACTTCATCAAAGATTTGCTAGTACGTAA
- the LOC106136921 gene encoding protein cereblon isoform X1, which produces MFIIFKTLLLLSSVSVNLLTFAEEYSNPENNGQEILLCRKCGADVADSHYLFSIPSSGAHKTEKQNLFGRQNVTVQTLVNPFGIKFEIVTAQKARCENIGPHQAADSWFPGYVWQICTCPHCGQHLGWTFESVDNSDTKDETSLMKVHSFHGLILSNILGENCKLFSFTTSNPPWLYTGSIIDIILIKPSF; this is translated from the exons atgtttataatttttaaaactttactaCTTTTGTCAAGTGTTTCCGTTAATCTACTCACGTTTGCTGAAGAATATTCAAACCCAGAAAATAATGGGCAAG aaatacTATTATGCCGTAAATGTGGAGCTGACGTGGCGGATTCCCATTACTTATTTAGCATACCCAGTTCTGGAGCACACAAAACAGAGAAACAAAATCTATTTGGAAGACAAAATGTCACAGTACAAACATTAGTGAATCCCTTTGGTATTAAGTTTGAAATAGTTACTGCTCAAAAAGCAAGATGCGAGAATATTGGACCT CATCAAGCTGCAGATTCATGGTTCCCAGGCTATGTGTGGCAGATTTGTACTTGTCCACATTGTGGTCAACATTTGGGATGGACATTTGAATCTGTAGATAATTCTGATACTAAAGATGAAACAAGTCTCATGAAAGTCCACTCCTTTCATGGATTGATTTTGAGTAATATACTCGGGGAAAACTGtaagttattttcttttacaacaAGCAACCCACCTTGGCTTTACACAGGTAGCATTATAGATATAATCCTCATAAAACCTTCTTTCTAA